The nucleotide sequence GGTGAGGGTTACTGATCTCAGAAATATTACCATGCAGGACTCTTAATGAAAAGCATCTCTGTTGGGACACTTTCAATGCTTGTGCATTGCTTGTCTTGTTCTgggaaattaggttggtgctCTTCTGCCAAACCCTTTCTTCCCTGTAATCTTCCCCTCCCCAGACCACAACCTATTTCAGGTTTTGATCTTCAGTCGGTGACTGTTATTCTTGCTCCTAGTCTGTTCAGGGCCACAGAAGAGTTTCTCTTGTTTAAGCACCGTCTGGTCTTCAGATCAATACATTACATAGCGTACTTATTCGACTAAGCAGGCAATGCCCACACCCTCTGGTCATAGTGAGAATGGATATTTCCGGAACAATTTTTGAGGGGAGTTGAGCAAAACTCAAGCACAGTAGTACATTACGTCTGGGCTTAAATAATTTTGTTGATACATTTGATACAGGAGTGCTTGACGGAACAATTTAGTATTTTTTCTGAATAGGTGAGAAGGATATCCCTGGGCTAACAGACAACACAGTACCTCGTCGTCTTGGGCCCAAAAGGGCTAGTAAAATCCGCAAGCTGTTCAACCTGTCCAAGGAGGATGATGTGCGCCAGTACGTTGTACGGAGACCTCTGACCAAGGAAGGTAGGTTCATTTTCCCTGAGCTTTGCATAGAAGCAGCCTTGGCAAAAGTGATGTGCTCTAATCACTCCTCGTTTTTATCCATGTCAAAATTGGCAAGTGGCGTGTCCTCCAATTTCACCTGCATATTGTGCTGGGTGGCCAGGTTCAGCAAAGATAATTCCATTGACCATCAAATGAATTGGTTAAGCGCTCAAATCTGCCCTAAAGTTCAGTTTTCAATTGTCCATTGCATTCGGCACCTTTGTAAAATGTCAATTGCCACGTGGATGCTAACGGTCATCTCCTGTGCTTCACTGTCAtctttcttccccaccccccccacccccactataaTCTTTGTTTCTTTTCGTCTCTTGCTAAACCAAACCACTTGCAGATTTCATGCATAACTGATATTAAGCTGAGGCTAATTACCTCAGACTCCTGGCGTTCTTGCTTTGACTATTTTTGCTGCTGAAACTTCTGTCTTTGTTATGTTGTGAGTATTCTGCTTAATTTCAGTCTTCTGTCCTAAATAGAGATTAACAAAGCCTTTGACTTCCCAGCCCCCCAGCATCTCAAGTCTTAAAATTATCAGTTTTGTTTTGTGCTTCCGAAGTCTTGTCCCTTCCTTTCCATATCCCTACATGATACAGACTTCTGTGTCTGTATTTCTTGGTCTCTTGGCTGTCCCCAATTTTAATCATTCCACCAGTGGCAACCCTAAAGTTTTGAATTCCCGTTGCCCCTTTCTTCTGAGGCACTACTGAATTGCCAGCAGTTTTGCCACTTCTTAATATAGGTGTCCCCTGCTTTTTGAACGTTTGTtttacgacaactcgctgttacgaaagacctacattagaacCTGTTTTCGctgaccaaagaggattttcattttttaactccaaatcgattttggctcgctgtcttcccgattttgataagtgaaactacactgtacctacaatatttctactttatatagggtgaatatttatcatataattcctgtttttactatatgttaatgttattttaggttttatgtgttatttggtatgatttggtaggttattttttgggtctaggAACGCTcagaaatttttcccatataaattaatggtaattgcttcttcgctttatgacatttcggtttacaaacagtttcataggaacgctctaccttcggattgcggGGGGAACCTGTGTATCTTAGATTTTTATGGAAGTAGTTTGACAAtaattctgtgctgtataatGGAACATTTCATCATTATTTGTAGCTTAATAAAATAATATCCAGATACAGTCCAGAAAATCCTATTGAAAGCATTGCTGTACTTTTTTGATGTCCTGTGGGCCAATTGCTTTTTAGATTAAAGGTTTAGATAATTACAGTGGACTAAGTATTCATAATATATGCCACTCTAAATGACATTCATGCTTTAAAAAAGTTTGAATTCTGTTAAAATTTTCTTTTTGTAGTTATCTTGTGTTCTGTCTTTAATTTCCAGGTAAAAAGCCTAGAACCAAAGCTCCTAAGATTCAGCGCTTGGTAACTCCTCGTGTTCTGCAGCACAAACGTAGACGCATTGCCCTGAAGAAACATCGTACCCAGAAGAACAAGGAGGCAGCAGCAGAATATGCCAAACTTCTGGCCAAGAGAATGAAGGTgggttgaatttttttttgaattgCTTGTTTCTCTGCATCTTGCTAACTCATGTCCCAATTTGTCAATGTGTAAGAGCTCAGGTAATATTACTATTTGGACCTAAATAATTGTGTTTAGGCTGGGATTCTCCAAAGCATGACCTTGAATAGAATCTTGCAGACAAACTGTATGGTTAGCACTTAAAACTAAAACTGCAAGCGTGGGAAACCTAAAAGGTAAACAGAATTGTTAAATTTAGTCAACCATCATCCATGCaagataaataagcaattaaCATTTGGACCTATTACTTTTGATTATCTGAAACACTTGTTCAAGACAATAATTGAAAATATGTGCAGCCGGCTCCTTAAATCTGCATACATGTATATCAGCCCAGCTCTATATCCAATCAATAACCTATGACAgcattctacactatccacaattttACAAtgagacattgatgggatgcagaggTGGAGAATTGAACTCAAAGGCAGTATAGGGGATTCTTGACAGTctggtggaacagagggatcttggggtccatgtccatagttcATTCCCTTCAAGTTGCCCCACAAATTGATAGGGTTGTTGAAGCATcttttggatcagccattgttgAGTGAACAGTATTAGGGTGGTCAGACTTGGGCTGGAACTTGTTTAAGAAGTTGGAGATTTAACAACTGCAGGCAGGATGGTAATTTAGGCAGtagaatgctcctcctgtgagatgAAGGACTTCAGCATACCTGATGGTCTCCCTGTTGGCTACATGTGCAGGAAATGCATCTAACTTCAGCTCCTGGTTGATCgtcaaggagctggagctggatgctcTCAgggccatctgggaggctgaaaaCTTCACTCAAAGAGCAAGCTTCAGGTAGTAGGAGAATTACGGGGATTAAACAGTCAGTGCAAGCTTctgctgtggccattcccctcagcaacaagtatacatACCCATTGCTGGGTGGTGGAGGGGCACCACAacagcagccaggccagtggcactATGGCCGGCTCTAAGGCTCAAGGAAGTATAAAGGCGGATATAGCAGATTCTGTAGCTGCAAAAGAGAAGACAGGATGATGTGCAGCCTCCCATGTGAGTCCAGGGTgtcaaaataaggtagatgattttTTTAGCGCAGTTACAGATtgttgggtatgatgttgtggacatcagTGGGTCATGGTGTTCAGTGGATCGCCattggaagcttaacatccatATATATATTgtgttgaaaggacaggcagtgggcagagggacagtgtgattgtggtttttaaaaaaaataaaaccaaGTACTTAGATGCGACATAGGATAAGATAAGGAATCTTCGTGGTaggattaagaaactgcaaggataaaaatagGGTTATATACAGGTCCCCAAACAGTATCCAAGATGTGCGATATAAATTCCAACAGAAAACAGAtctgtaataagggcaatgttgtgacagtcatggggggatttcagtatgcaggtagattgggaaaatcgggttgCTGCCGGATTCCAAGAGAGggtatttgtagaatgcttatgtGATCACTTTTTAGCGAAACTTGTGgtaattctggattaggtgttgtgtaatgaaccagatttgattagggagcttgagGTAAAAGAACACTTGGGAGGTAGTGATCATTGTGATACAGCTAGCTCACCCTGCATTTTGAGAAGGTAAAAgttttacagtggaataaagagaattacaggcATGAGAGGGAAACTGGTCAAAGTTGCTTGGTaggataaatacatcccaaaggtGAAGTATCATGAAGGGCGGATGAGGCAACGGTTGCTGatagggaagtcaaagacagcataaaagcaaaagagagaactTAAAATATAGCATGAAAAATAGTGGAAAGttacaggattgggaagctttaaaaaccaacaaaactataaggagagaaaagatgaaaaataaagGTAAACTTAACAATAATATCAAAAGAGGATGCCCAAAGCTTCAGATACGtgagtaaaagagaagcaagggTAGCTATTGAACTGCTGGTggacaggtagtaatggggacaaagaatgGAGGGCAAACTtgggtattttgtgtcagtcttcactgtggaagacactaacagtattgCATAAGTTTGGGAGGGGGGGGCAGAAGTatgtagttgctattaccaaggagaaggtacTTAGGAAGCTTCAAAGTCTaatggtagataagtcacctgggccagatggtgaCACCCCATGGCCCTGAAAGAGGAAGGTGAAgagattgtggcagcattagtgatgatcttttaagcgtcacttgattctggaaagactggaaaattcaacatttcattccactcttcaagtaatgtggaaggcagaagaaagggaattataggccagttagccttgaCTTCagtgggtgaggtgtagggggtccATTAATAGGGAAGTGGTTTGAGGTGTTTAGAGGCATGTgatgaaataggccaaagtcagcttggtttccttgAGGAGACATCTTGCTTGGCAAATCTTTCGTAATTCTTGGGGGAGATAACGGGAGGATAGACAAAAAaaaaagtcagtggatgttgtttacttggattttcagaaagccttcgaTAAGGCTGCACaagtctgcttaacaagataggagCCCGTGGTATTTCAGTAAAGGTACCAGCATGGAGTGGAGATGGGCTGACAGTCAGGCGGCACGGAGTTGGAATAAAGGAGGCatgttctgtttggctgccagtgactactggtgttccgcGGGGATTGGTTTCGGGACAGCTTTTTGTGtagaatgaatgaaaaatggagggttgtgggaggaaagcaaCATTTGTAGACCAAAGGGTGTTGTATCTTTCTGTTTTAAATCCCCTTTGAGGTGTATTTGATCCAGGATGCATCATCCTATTCAGTATGGCattctttggatttattttgatTACTACATATTTAGGATGAGGGACAACAGTGATTACTAAGGGGTCGTGTGGGTTATGGAATGTTGTCAATAATCTTTAATTTTGTTGCAGGAGGCAAAGGAGAAACGTCAAGAGCAGATTGCAAAGAGACGACGTCTTTCTTCACTCAGGGCCTCAACGTCAAAATCTGAATCTAGCCAAAAGTAAAAATGTTGGCTGGATTGACACATTAAAAGGTTTTTGTGGAAATTTGCTTAGTGTCTTCACTTGTTCAAAACTTGTATCAGGTCAACAGTGTTCTTGTGGGTTGGTCTCTACAAAGGAGTTATTTATTCATCTTGGTGGGGGAAGCATCTGATGTTTCATGGAAATGGAGTACAGTTGGGGCTTATTGTTATTCTCTCTTGTTCAGCCATGTTTCTGTCTATTCCTTTTGAGTTTCACATACTGAAATCTGTGCAATTCCTTTTTTAAATTGTGTAATCTATCTGCAGCCATTGGACAAAGGATTCCAGGTCCCCATATAAATTTTCAAGAAAAGATAACAggccatagaaaagtacagcacagaaacaggcccatctagtcaatgccaaagcCATTTAAacggcctactcccattgacttgcGCTGGGactatagccttccatacccctattatccatgtacctatctaaacatcGCAATCAAGTTCACATGCAACACTTGCacgagcagctcattccactctctcacgACCCTCAGTGTAGTTTTTCCTCatgtttccccttaaacttctcacctttaacCCTATGACCACCGGTTGTCCACACAACCCAGTGTTAAAAAGCCAACTTAtatttataactcaggtcttccaggccaggcaatatccttTTAAGTTTTCTCTACTCTTTTTACATACTTCCCAcaggaaggtgaccaaaactgcacacaatactcccaacttCGTTCTCACTaacatacaacttcaacataacatcccatttcctgttcTCAAtgcttttgatttatgaaggctaatataccaaatgctttctttacagtcctatctacctgtgacaccacttccaatGCATCATAGACATATATTCCCAAATCCCCTTCTGCTGATGTTCACTGTAAGATGTACTCTGGTTGGTTCTACCGAAGTGCAATACTTCAtaattttctgcattaaattgaatctgccattttttccaactgatccagatccctctATAAGCCACAACAGCCCaccccactgtccactacacccccaatctcatgGGTTGAGCAGTCCACGACAGGGAGTGCATTAAAGGGTACCTTTTAATCAGGACTGCAGTCAAGATTTTAAAGCCAGAGTTGCATTGCAGTTCCTTATAGTGAAGAGCAACCAATCAGCAAACAGCAGTGCGTAAAAGGTGCTACCTTTTGGTCAGGTCCACGTACAAGATTTTAAAGGCAGAACTTGCGGCCAGTTTTCTGAGTTGGACAATCACTGTCAGAGAGCTAAGTTAAACAGGACGGTGATCGAAATTTTAAAGGCAAGAGTTCTGTGGCAATTTATGAAAAGGAGCCTGGACCAGCGACCAATTGGCTTTTGGGATTgatcagcaagagtaaatgaaAGAAGGCAGGTGTGGGAaagcagagagatcccagtgtccctgactacaactgcaagaagtgcattcagctgcagcttctaacaatccaggttaaggagttggaactggatgtactctggatcatttgggaggctgagggtgtGATAGGACAATTAAAGAGGTAGTTatgcccaaggtgcaggacactggGTGGCTGGAACAGGAAAGGGATTAAGGAACCAATGCTGAGTACCCGTGTGGCCATCCCCCTCGACAACCGGTACAtcactttgagtactgttgggggctgACCTAATAGGAAAGGCAGTGgtcaagtctctggcactgagtctgcctctgactCAGAAGGGGAAGTGGTACTCTGACAATAGGGGATTCATTAACTCAGGGAATGGAcatgaggttctgtggaagagaactAGATTCTGGAGTGGTATGTTAACCCCAGAATGTCATGGTCTAGCCTATCAACGGATGTTGGCAAGACCTCAAAGTTAGGATTTGAAAggctgagcatggtgtgactagtgagctgtgtatgtttcaatgcaagaaTTATAGAAAAGGTGGATGATGGAGCTGGTTTACAACAGAGgcgatgtgtagtgaggagaggctgttgatagggcgaAATTGCggccaacaggatgagttgcaatgtaaagggacaaaattgaaaagggcgaacaggactgaaggtgttatatctgaatgtatgtagTTTACAGAATAAGGTCAATGATCTGGCAACAGTTGCAGATTGCCTGGATGATGTGGGTCATGATTCATGCTTGGAGCCCaatgtccaaggatgcacattatAAGGAAAGCGGAGGGGGAGCAGCTTTGCTtgattggtaaaaatgaaatataATTAGGAAGAGGTAACAAGGTGAAaaggtgttgaatccttgtggatagagctaaggaactgcaagagtaaaaagaccctgatgggagctgtggtctacaaattataacaggagatagaaaatacatgccgaaagagcaatgttacagtagtcatgaggggtttcaatatgcaagtagattgggaaaattaggttagagccggattacaggaggaggtagttctagattgggtgttcaatgaaccagaattgatcagagacCATAAAGTAAATAAACctctaggaggcagtgatcataataagattgaattcaccttgaaatctgagaaggagaaggtatatcagtattgcagtggagtaaggggaattacagaggcataagagagaagttggccagaatGATAGCAGAgtagcaatgactggaatttcagGAAGCGATTTGTAAGGCACAGGATGTATAtgacatcccaaagaggaagtattgaaaggaaagatgacacaaatgatggcatataataaagcaaagattagtgggaagttagaggactggaaagcttttaaaaacaagcaGAAGGCAATTTAAAAGGTCAttaaagtaaagatggaatataaaagtaagttGACCAATAATactaaaagaggataccaaaagtttctaaAGTGTAAAGAGGCAAGGgtgaatggcagatgaactgaagtattttacatcagtctgcactgtggaagacgctagcagtatggtggaagttcggGGGTGAGGGATCATGAAGTTTATGAAGTTCTTAGGAAactaaggtctgaaggtagacaaaaCACTTGGACTAGATGGTATAAATCCTAGAGTCCTGAAAGAAGTGACTGAAGagatcaccagattctggaatggttccagaagactagaaaattgtaaatgtcactccacccttcaagaagagagggaggtagaagaaaggaaactataggccagttagtgtgacctcagtgtttgggaagaagttggagtcgtttattaaggatgaggtttcagtgtacttggaggcacataataaaataggctgtagtcagcatggttttctcaagggaaaatcttggaaTTTTTTTGAACAAGCGAGATAGACGAAGAAGAATCTGTGgacgttgtgtatttggattttcagaaggcctttgacaagctgccaccaTAACAAGTTACAACttatggtattgcaggaaagattctagcatggataaaacagtggctgactggcaggaatcaaatagtgggaataaaaggagccttttctgtttggctgacagtaactagtggtgttccatgggggtccattttgggactgattctttttgcattatatttCAATACTTGGATGATGTAattcagtggttcccaaccttttctatgccctacacccctaggaaatgtttgattaatgtttgcACCCCCTaaaaaagtaatatcacatttgaagatgaagaagtctgatttctaatttttgaaccacatacaatactatTGGTGAACAAGTTGAACTTAAAAAAAATGAGCTTTTAACAgcgcataaaatgcaaatataaattgagcaattagattctaatttattcagaaaaaattgtaaacagtaaaatcaatcccaattgtgaacataaaattcaatgacttctttgctcctgcttctcattcatgattttgtcaaaatgtggaactttcttgctgactgcaatccgcaggtctgcctgtggattcaggtgattcctagattttgtcttgattgacaaaagagaattgaatccagattcacacaagtatgttgttgcaaatggaatgaggacacggagtgcttttccaccaagtcttgggaacatatccagtgctgcacaccaaaactcctccgaagtgttgctttcaaattgcatttcaagagctcgatttgtctgcaaatcaataagatcttccttcagctcttcatcatctgacattttctccaaactgtaggaatatggattcatgatccattcttctgaaatcttcaggtctccagcagcaaaatatccatcaaacgatTCTGACACAATTTCCAAATGAGCCCCA is from Hypanus sabinus isolate sHypSab1 chromosome 5, sHypSab1.hap1, whole genome shotgun sequence and encodes:
- the rps6 gene encoding 40S ribosomal protein S6 codes for the protein MKLNISFPATGCQKLIEVDDERKLRTFYEKRMATEVAADCLGDEWKGYVVRISGGNDKQGFPMKQGILTNGRVRLLLSKGHSCYRPRRTGERKRKSVRGCIVDANLSVLNLVIIKKGEKDIPGLTDNTVPRRLGPKRASKIRKLFNLSKEDDVRQYVVRRPLTKEGKKPRTKAPKIQRLVTPRVLQHKRRRIALKKHRTQKNKEAAAEYAKLLAKRMKEAKEKRQEQIAKRRRLSSLRASTSKSESSQK